One part of the Sesamum indicum cultivar Zhongzhi No. 13 linkage group LG14, S_indicum_v1.0, whole genome shotgun sequence genome encodes these proteins:
- the LOC105176877 gene encoding polyphenol oxidase I, chloroplastic, with amino-acid sequence MASLALSWSTTSTAGLPLRLDFFIKPPDSSTHTTRTRPSTWSCKATNGGQNEKQSPQNVETSQGKLDRRNLLLGMGGLYGAAVNLVSDGSLASATPITSPDLSKCSTGTNLNTQQPLDVNCCPPVSKEIMDYTLPPVRKMRFRPAAHLAGEDYYAKFEKAVGLMKALPPEDPRNFMQQANVHCAYCNLTYQQTGDPNLKLQIHNCWHFFPWHRWYLYFFERILGKLIDDPTFGLPFWNWDNPNGMIMPEVFARKDSPLFDARRNKSHLPPALADLAYSSRSPTNPKKIIPNNLTVMYSEMVRNVSKLEDFYGAKYVVGTAPDPGPGSVERGSHMALHGWIGESTPTGEDMGNFYSTARDPIFYSHHTNVDRLWTVWRGLRGPKPKDFPDSDWLEADFLFYDENAQLVRVKVVDTLDNEKMGYVYQDVDLPWLKSRPPARVKKSKAASSSGAPAAETVFPVKLDKVVKVLVNRPKKSRSKKDKEKEEELLVIEGIEVDNAKFVKFDVFVNDEDDKPDELDKAEYAGCYSQVPHKNSTKVKTKIRLGLTELLEDLDVEDDEKILVSLVPKAGGEDIIIGGIKIIYVS; translated from the coding sequence ATGGCTTCTCTCGCTCTTTCATGGTCCACCACCTCCACCGCGGGTTTACCATTACGGCTTGATTTCTTCATTAAACCACCAGATTCGTCAACCCATACGACACGAACCCGTCCTTCTACGTGGTCGTGCAAAGCCACCAACGGCGGCCAAAATGAGAAACAGAGTCCTCAAAATGTTGAAACCTCCCAAGGGAAACTGGATAGAAGAAATTTGCTCCTGGGAATGGGAGGGTTATATGGCGCAGCAGTCAATCTGGTCTCTGATGGCTCACTAGCTTCGGCCACTCCAATCACGTCCCCTGATCTATCTAAATGCAGCACCGGCACAAATCTGAACACTCAGCAGCCCCTGGACGTGAACTGCTGCCCCCCTGTCTCCAAAGAAATCATGGACTACACGCTGCCCCCTGTCCGAAAAATGAGATTCCGTCCGGCGGCTCACTTGGCCGGCGAGGATTATTATGCTAAGTTTGAGAAAGCTGTCGGGCTCATGAAGGCTCTTCCGCCCGAGGATCCCCGGAATTTTATGCAACAGGCCAACGTCCACTGCGCTTATTGCAATCTTACGTATCAGCAAACGGGGGACCCCAACTTGAAACTTCAGATTCACAATTGCTGGCATTTTTTCCCCTGGCATAGATGGTACTTGTATTTCTTCGAGAGAATCTTGGGCAAATTGATCGATGATCCCACTTTCGGACTGCCATTCTGGAACTGGGACAACCCTAACGGGATGATTATGCCTGAAGTGTTCGCGAGGAAAGACTCACCGCTGTTTGATGCGCGGCGCAACAAGAGTCACCTGCCGCCGGCTCTGGCCGATCTGGCATACTCCTCCAGGTCCCCCACCAATCCTAAAAAGATAATCCCCAATAACCTGACAGTCATGTACAGCGAAATGGTGCGGAACGTCTCGAAGCTGGAAGACTTTTATGGAGCCAAGTATGTGGTCGGAACTGCCCCAGACCCCGGGCCTGGATCGGTGGAGCGGGGTTCCCACATGGCGTTGCACGGCTGGATTGGAGAGAGCACGCCGACCGGGGAGGACATGGGGAACTTCTACTCAACCGCCCGAGACCCGATCTTCTACAGCCACCACACGAATGTCGATCGCCTCTGGACAGTGTGGCGGGGCCTGAGGGGCCCCAAACCGAAAGACTTCCCCGACTCTGACTGGTTGGAAGCCGACTTCCTGTTCTACGACGAAAATGCGCAGCTTGTGCGCGTTAAAGTCGTCGACACGCTAGACAACGAGAAAATGGGGTACGTCTACCAAGACGTGGACCTTCCGTGGTTGAAGAGTAGGCCCCCGGCTCGCGTCAAGAAATCCAAAGCGGCGTCGTCTTCTGGGGCCCCGGCGGCGGAGACTGTTTTTCCAGTGAAACTTGACAAGGTCGTGAAAGTGCTGGTAAACAGGCCCAAGAAATCGAGAAGCAAGAAGGATAAGGAGAAGGAAGAGGAACTGCTGGTGATAGAAGGGATAGAGGTGGACAACGCGAAGTTTGTGAAGTTCGACGTTTTCGTGAACGACGAGGATGACAAACCTGATGAATTGGACAAGGCAGAGTACGCAGGATGCTACTCCCAGGTGCCACACAAGAATTCGACCAAGGTCAAGACTAAGATCAGGTTGGGGTTAACAGAGCTGCTGGAGGATTTGGACGTTGAAGATGATGAGAAAATATTGGTTTCTTTGGTGCCTAAAGCAGGGGGAGAAGATATCATCATTGGCGGTATCAAGATCATCTATGTTTCCTGA